In Temnothorax longispinosus isolate EJ_2023e chromosome 2, Tlon_JGU_v1, whole genome shotgun sequence, one DNA window encodes the following:
- the Ninac gene encoding neither inactivation nor afterpotential protein C isoform X1, which produces MNDYGYGKQQESNDFHDNVRNEQGKMENRGKNRDTGSMTLKRLNSIQDPGKRYELKDRIGTGICGDVYEGIDQQAGNKKVAIKIQKLTPETQFLIVEEYHILRDFAGHSNLPDFYGIYRRRSTKKAEYDEIWFVMELCEGGTVTDLVRGMIASDKRIREEHIAFILREVIRALIHLHEHNVIHRDVRGSNIVLTKEGEVKLVDFGLSRTMKSELEKRRTYIGSPSWMAPEMIGGKDSGADSGYGSRVDVWAIGITAIELADGKAPFEDMHPTRALFQIVRNPPPTLYRPANWSKNFNDFISECLEKNPENRPYMMEIIEHPFLSELPENDYPLTQEIKALSMDLSEKGRQQRKAESILRKGFLKIHQDEPPEQMFMEDLAALDILTEDIILDELREKLRRGEYHTFIGDILLILNPNEEHDIYGVHDHAKYQCKSRSDNAPHIYSVADSAFQDVMLNEEAQHILLAGESNSGKTTNMLHLVEHLMFLGKGLHDTGARVLRAIKIIHAFANAATPLNANSTRCILQIQTTFGSTGKASGAILWLYQLEKWRVSTRDRNQSNFHIFYYFYDGLEASENLKTYFLPSGRKLRYLRITDKSTEKKRAFKVRNDPQNNAVKLEKLRDCFKFMDMEEHCETIWKILAAILMLGEIRFVEGNNGEAELDNSEIANRVAELLGLDSKKFIWALVNYCLIVKGSAIRKKHTCEEAKEARDVLANTLYQRLVDWIINIINYKLSMTRSLYGDKYSISILDHFGLECFSVNRLEQLLVNTLNEQMQYYYNQRVFAWEMQEQEEEDIPMQRLRFYDNKEAVDQLMSKEAGLFHIIDDASRQMQDAQYILERIKEHKRGIHVKPVSSHEFTVTHYTGKLIYDASEIATKNRDFIPPEMIGTMRFSSHDAVKQMFTNKLTKSGNLTIVHEHCLAAKKTSKKKWSTLMQESSMLRKYNTASRGQYSQSRKMRTCSSTFRATSLEILKNLAIGVGGTHFVRCIRSDLEDAPRSFYREIVKQQIRALAVLDTAKARRRGYPYRVPFQEFLRRYKFLAFDFDETVEMTKDNCRLLLIRLKMEGWIIGKTKVFLKYYNEEYLSHLYETQVKKIIKVQCMMRAFLARKNIASKMCNIKKEIVKKASIKRNNSLTEEKAALMIQKTYRGHIVRKEMGPLLKEEMSQETKDFIKFYCSKWRSKSVFQVLLRYRAARYQDFVQLSQQVHLYNQSIVAALEKMNEHVVSLEKIDPSAKIDAYVNEVKPPQVYKLPFNMQQELPYFDMNYMNDPSNVNIKRAGSISSTLSDDEHESWDAPLRRQTVPWANKNVHTRDIEVQTTNSPHRVPLHRSSISGEQSLINTLFTRDPNVPIQCPPKEPPRRNISGFQSANKRNSTHSSESYTPYCAKLQQNNNIDAGYTRKKVSSPPVPVNRTQPSAMRNFNNYESNIQNKNSTEWEFENRNNRNINSDIRVNAIKELEMIGRRNNNDENDDAPPFNFQAMLRKTPHQRASMKRNPVYESVTSSESVPKSYHRNNDLDESNTVYKSSDSRKDSPEWSPNEMILMSEEYANENTEALNKEDAKNSVTTEIAPGIVVKGYVADL; this is translated from the exons ATGAACGATTACGGTTACGGAAAACAACAAGAAAGTAACGATTTTCACGATAACGTCCGAAATGAGCAGGGGAAAATGGAAAATCGGGGTAAAAACCGGGACACAGGATCTATGACTCTTAAACGATTGAATAGTATTCAGGATCCAGGAAAGAGATATGAACTGAAGGATCGTATTGGTACTGGCATATGCGGCGATGTTTACGAAGGGATTGATCAGCAAGCTG gaaataaaaaagttgcCATTAAGATTCAAAAGCTCACGCCGGAAACGCAGTTCCTAATTGTAGAAGAGTATCATATTCTTCGTGATTTCGCCGGTCATTCAAATCTACCGGATTTCTACGGAATATATCGCAGACGATCAACTAAGAAAGCCGAATACGACGAAATATGGTTCGTCATGGAG cTCTGCGAAGGTGGAACAGTCACGGATCTCGTTCGTGGGATGATCGCAAGTGACAAAAGAATACGAGAAGAACATATTGCCTTCATCTTAAGGGAAGTGATCAGG GCTTTGATCCACTTGCACGAGCACAACGTGATCCACAGAGATGTCCGTGGCAGCAATATCGTTCTGACGAAGGAAGGCGAAGTGAAATTAGTGGATTTTGGGCTCTCGAGGACGATGAAAAGCGAACTCGAAAAAAGGCGCACCTACATAGGCTCACCGTCCTGGATGGCGCCAGAAATGATTGGTGGGAAAGACAGCGGAGCCGACAGCGGATACGGCAGCCGAGTCGACGTATGGGCGATCGGCATCACGGCGATAGAACTGGCCGACGGCAAAGCACCGTTCGAGGACATGCATCCGACTCGTGCGCTCTTCCAGATCGTCCGGAATCCACCGCCGACTCTCTACCGACCCGCCAACTGGTCGAAGAATTTCAATGACTTCATTTCGGA ATGCCTCGAAAAGAATCCCGAGAACAGGCCGTACATGATGGAGATCATCGAGCATCCCTTTCTGTCGGAGCTACCCGAAAACGATTATCCT CTGACGCAAGAGATCAAAGCGCTGTCAATGGATCTCTCGGAGAAGGGCAGACAACAAAGAAAAGCGGAATCGATACTTCGTAAAGGTTTCTTGAAG ATTCATCAGGATGAGCCACCGGAACAAATGTTCATGGAGGACTTAGCGGCACTGGATATCCTGACTGAAGACATCATCTTGGACGAACTTCGCGAGAAACTGCGGCGAGGTGAATATCACACGTTTATCGGCGACATTTTATTGATACTCAACCCGAACGAGGAGCACGATATTTACGGTGTTCAC gATCACGCAAAATATCAATGCAAATCACGATCGGATAATGCTCCCCATATCTATTCCGTAGCGGATAGCGCGTTTCAAGATGTCATGCTTAACGAAGAAGCTCAGCACATTTTGCTAGCCGGTGAAAGTAACTCCGGGAAAACGACGAATATGCTGCATCTAGTGGAGCACCTTATGTTCCTCGGAAAA GGTCTGCACGATACCGGAGCGAGAGTGCTGCGagctataaaaattattcatgctTTTGCAAACGCGGCGACACCGCTGAATGCTAATTCAACCAGATGCATATTGCAAATACAGACGACTTTCGGGTCAACCGGCAAAGCATCGGGGGCAATATTATGGCTGTATCAGTTGGAAAAATGGCGCGTTTCGACTCGCGACAG aaatcaatcaaactttcatattttttactacttttACGACGGTCTCGAGGCAtcagaaaatttgaaaacgtATTTCTTACCAAGTGGTAGAAAACTTCGATACCTCAGAATAACCGATAAAAGCACCGAAAAAAAACGAGCGTTCAAAGTGAGAAATGATCCGCAAAACAACGCGGTTAAACTCGAGAAACTTAGGGATTGTTTTAAGTTTATGGACATGGAGGAGCATTGCGAGACTATTTGGAAAATTCTCGCAGCCATTCTGATGCTCGGAGAGATTCGATTCGTTGAAGGCAATAACGGAGAGGCTGAGTTGGACAACAGCGAAATTGCTAACAGAG TGGCAGAACTTCTTGGCTTGGACtcgaagaaatttatttggGCTCTCGTTAATTACTGCTTGATCGTGAAGGGATCAGCGATACGTAAAAAGCACACTTGCGAAGAAGCGAAAGAGGCACGAGATGTCTTAGCAAACACTCTTTATCAGCGTTTAGTAGATTGGATAATCAACATCATTAACTATAAACTTTCAATGACTCGTAGCCTTTA TGGCGATAAATATTCCATCAGCATCCTTGATCACTTTGGACTCGAATGTTTCTCAGTAAATCGGCTGGAACAACTATTGGTGAATACGTTAAACGAacaaatgcaatattattataatcaaagAGTATTCGCTTGGGAAATg CAAGAACAAGAAGAGGAGGATATACCCATGCAACGATTACGCTTTTACGATAATAAGGAAGCGGTTGATCAACTAATGAGCAAAGAAGCTGGCCTCTTTCACATTATCGATGACGCTTCACGGCAAATGCAAGACGCTCAGTATATTCTCGAGAGGATTAAAGAACATAAACGTGGCATCCACGTGAAACCGGTGAGTTCGCACGAGTTCACGGTCACACATTACACCGGTAAGCTGATATACGACGCCAGCGAAATTGCCACGAAAAATCGAGACTTCATACCGCCGGAGATGATCGGCACGATGAGATTCTCTTCGCACGATGCAGTCAAGCAGATGTTCACTAACAAGCTAACCAAGTCGGGAAACCTGACGATCGTTCACGAACATTGTCTCGCGGCGAAGAAGACGTCGAAAAAGAAATGGAGTACTCTTATGCAAGAGTCTTCTATGTTACGA AAATATAACACTGCGTCCAGAGGACAGTACTCACAGTCGCGCAAGATGCGAACATGCTCGTCAACGTTCAGAGCGACGAGTCtcgaaattttgaaaaatctcgcGATAGGCGTGGGCGGCACACATTTTGTCAGATGCATACGCTCCGATCTCGAGGATGCTCCTCGCAGCTTTTACCGCGAAATCGTCAAACAACAAATCAGGGCGTTAGCAGTTCTTGATACCGCGAAAGCCAGACGACGCGGGTATCCATACAGAGTACCGTTCCAAGAATTTCTTCGAAG atACAAGTTTCTAGCCTTCGACTTTGACGAAACGGTAGAGATGACGAAAGATAACTGCAGATTACTTTTGATCAGATTAAAAATGGAAGGCTGGATTATCGGCAAGACCAAGGTTTTCTTAAAGTACTACAATGAGGAATATTTATCGCACTTATATGAAActcaagtaaaaaaaatcataaaggTTCAATGCATGATGCGTGCCTTTCTAGCGCGTAAAAATATTGCCTCGAAAATGTGTAATATCAAGAAAGAAATTG TAAAGAAAGCGTCAATCAAGAGAAATAACTCACTTACTGAAGAAAAAGCGGCATTGATGATACAGAAAA CATACAGAGGACATAttgtaagaaaagaaatgggGCCTTTACTCAAGGAAGAAATGAGTCAAGAGACGAAGGATTTCATCAAATTCTATTGCAGCAAATGGAGATCGAAAAGCGTGTTCCAAGTCCTCCTACGGTACCGTGCAGCCCGATATCAAGATTTTGTGCAATTATCGCAACAG GTTCATCTGTACAATCAATCGATAGTGGCAGCCTTGGAAAAAATGAATGAACATGTTGTATCCCTTGAAAAGATCGATCCAAGTGCCAAAATAGATGCCTACGTAAATGAGGTAAAACCACCTCAAGTCTACAAACTTCCTTTCAATATGCAACAAGAGCTCCCGTATTTCGACATGAATTACATGAACGATCCTTCGAACGTAAACATTAAACGTGCAGG GTCTATATCATCTACATTAAGCGACGACGAGCACGAGTCCTGGGATGCACCGTTACGTAGACAAACCGTACCCTGGGCTAACAAAAATGTTCACACCAGAG atatcgaGGTACAAACAACAAACTCGCCACATCGCGTACCTCTTCATCGTTCGTCGATCAGCGGTGAGCAAAGTTTAATCAACACTCTATTCACCAGGGATCCGAATGTTCCGATTCAGTGTCCACCGAAGGAGCCACCCCGCCGTAACATTTCTGGCTTTCAATCTGCGAATAAACGTAACTCCACACACTCTTCCGAATCTTATACTCCTTACTGCGCAAAATTGCAACAAAAT aacaaCATCGACGCCGGATACACTAGGAAGAAAGTATCATCGCCACCAGTACCAGTCAATCGAACGCAACCCTCAGCAATGCGCAATTTCAACAATTATGAATCAAACattcaaaacaaaaatagtACAGAATGGGAGTTTGAGAACAGAAATAATCGCAATATTAACAGTGATATTCG TGTAAATGCTATCAAAGAATTGGAAATGATCGGACGCAGAAACAACAATGATGAAAATGACGATGCACCACCATTCAACTTTCAA GCGATGCTGCGGAAAACGCCTCATCAGCGTGCTTCGATGAAACGTAACCCCGTATACGAGAGCGTCACGTCATCAGAATCAGTACCAAAATCTTATCACCGCAATAACGATTTAGACGAATCAAATACTGTCTACAAGAGTAGCGATAGTCGTAAAGATTCGCCAGAGTGGAGTCCGAACGAAATGATCCTCATGTCAGAGGAATACGCGAATGAGAATACGGAAGCATTGAATAAAGAAGACGCAAAAAACAGTGTTACTACAGAGATAGCACCGGGCATTGTTGTCAAAGGCTACGTGGCTGACCTCTAA
- the Ninac gene encoding neither inactivation nor afterpotential protein C isoform X2 has product MNDYGYGKQQESNDFHDNVRNEQGKMENRGKNRDTGSMTLKRLNSIQDPGKRYELKDRIGTGICGDVYEGIDQQAGNKKVAIKIQKLTPETQFLIVEEYHILRDFAGHSNLPDFYGIYRRRSTKKAEYDEIWFVMELCEGGTVTDLVRGMIASDKRIREEHIAFILREVIRALIHLHEHNVIHRDVRGSNIVLTKEGEVKLVDFGLSRTMKSELEKRRTYIGSPSWMAPEMIGGKDSGADSGYGSRVDVWAIGITAIELADGKAPFEDMHPTRALFQIVRNPPPTLYRPANWSKNFNDFISECLEKNPENRPYMMEIIEHPFLSELPENDYPLTQEIKALSMDLSEKGRQQRKAESILRKGFLKIHQDEPPEQMFMEDLAALDILTEDIILDELREKLRRGEYHTFIGDILLILNPNEEHDIYGVHDHAKYQCKSRSDNAPHIYSVADSAFQDVMLNEEAQHILLAGESNSGKTTNMLHLVEHLMFLGKGLHDTGARVLRAIKIIHAFANAATPLNANSTRCILQIQTTFGSTGKASGAILWLYQLEKWRVSTRDRNQSNFHIFYYFYDGLEASENLKTYFLPSGRKLRYLRITDKSTEKKRAFKVRNDPQNNAVKLEKLRDCFKFMDMEEHCETIWKILAAILMLGEIRFVEGNNGEAELDNSEIANRVAELLGLDSKKFIWALVNYCLIVKGSAIRKKHTCEEAKEARDVLANTLYQRLVDWIINIINYKLSMTRSLYGDKYSISILDHFGLECFSVNRLEQLLVNTLNEQMQYYYNQRVFAWEMQEQEEEDIPMQRLRFYDNKEAVDQLMSKEAGLFHIIDDASRQMQDAQYILERIKEHKRGIHVKPVSSHEFTVTHYTGKLIYDASEIATKNRDFIPPEMIGTMRFSSHDAVKQMFTNKLTKSGNLTIVHEHCLAAKKTSKKKWSTLMQESSMLRKYNTASRGQYSQSRKMRTCSSTFRATSLEILKNLAIGVGGTHFVRCIRSDLEDAPRSFYREIVKQQIRALAVLDTAKARRRGYPYRVPFQEFLRRYKFLAFDFDETVEMTKDNCRLLLIRLKMEGWIIGKTKVFLKYYNEEYLSHLYETQVKKIIKVQCMMRAFLARKNIASKMCNIKKEIVKKASIKRNNSLTEEKAALMIQKTYRGHIVRKEMGPLLKEEMSQETKDFIKFYCSKWRSKSVFQVLLRYRAARYQDFVQLSQQVHLYNQSIVAALEKMNEHVVSLEKIDPSAKIDAYVNEVKPPQVYKLPFNMQQELPYFDMNYMNDPSNVNIKRAGSISSTLSDDEHESWDAPLRRQTVPWANKNVHTRDIEVQTTNSPHRVPLHRSSISGEQSLINTLFTRDPNVPIQCPPKEPPRRNISGFQSANKRNSTHSSESYTPYCAKLQQNNNIDAGYTRKKVSSPPVPVNRTQPSAMRNFNNYESNIQNKNSTEWEFENRNNRNINSDIRVNAIKELEMIGRRNNNDENDDAPPFNFQVVILGDAAENASSACFDET; this is encoded by the exons ATGAACGATTACGGTTACGGAAAACAACAAGAAAGTAACGATTTTCACGATAACGTCCGAAATGAGCAGGGGAAAATGGAAAATCGGGGTAAAAACCGGGACACAGGATCTATGACTCTTAAACGATTGAATAGTATTCAGGATCCAGGAAAGAGATATGAACTGAAGGATCGTATTGGTACTGGCATATGCGGCGATGTTTACGAAGGGATTGATCAGCAAGCTG gaaataaaaaagttgcCATTAAGATTCAAAAGCTCACGCCGGAAACGCAGTTCCTAATTGTAGAAGAGTATCATATTCTTCGTGATTTCGCCGGTCATTCAAATCTACCGGATTTCTACGGAATATATCGCAGACGATCAACTAAGAAAGCCGAATACGACGAAATATGGTTCGTCATGGAG cTCTGCGAAGGTGGAACAGTCACGGATCTCGTTCGTGGGATGATCGCAAGTGACAAAAGAATACGAGAAGAACATATTGCCTTCATCTTAAGGGAAGTGATCAGG GCTTTGATCCACTTGCACGAGCACAACGTGATCCACAGAGATGTCCGTGGCAGCAATATCGTTCTGACGAAGGAAGGCGAAGTGAAATTAGTGGATTTTGGGCTCTCGAGGACGATGAAAAGCGAACTCGAAAAAAGGCGCACCTACATAGGCTCACCGTCCTGGATGGCGCCAGAAATGATTGGTGGGAAAGACAGCGGAGCCGACAGCGGATACGGCAGCCGAGTCGACGTATGGGCGATCGGCATCACGGCGATAGAACTGGCCGACGGCAAAGCACCGTTCGAGGACATGCATCCGACTCGTGCGCTCTTCCAGATCGTCCGGAATCCACCGCCGACTCTCTACCGACCCGCCAACTGGTCGAAGAATTTCAATGACTTCATTTCGGA ATGCCTCGAAAAGAATCCCGAGAACAGGCCGTACATGATGGAGATCATCGAGCATCCCTTTCTGTCGGAGCTACCCGAAAACGATTATCCT CTGACGCAAGAGATCAAAGCGCTGTCAATGGATCTCTCGGAGAAGGGCAGACAACAAAGAAAAGCGGAATCGATACTTCGTAAAGGTTTCTTGAAG ATTCATCAGGATGAGCCACCGGAACAAATGTTCATGGAGGACTTAGCGGCACTGGATATCCTGACTGAAGACATCATCTTGGACGAACTTCGCGAGAAACTGCGGCGAGGTGAATATCACACGTTTATCGGCGACATTTTATTGATACTCAACCCGAACGAGGAGCACGATATTTACGGTGTTCAC gATCACGCAAAATATCAATGCAAATCACGATCGGATAATGCTCCCCATATCTATTCCGTAGCGGATAGCGCGTTTCAAGATGTCATGCTTAACGAAGAAGCTCAGCACATTTTGCTAGCCGGTGAAAGTAACTCCGGGAAAACGACGAATATGCTGCATCTAGTGGAGCACCTTATGTTCCTCGGAAAA GGTCTGCACGATACCGGAGCGAGAGTGCTGCGagctataaaaattattcatgctTTTGCAAACGCGGCGACACCGCTGAATGCTAATTCAACCAGATGCATATTGCAAATACAGACGACTTTCGGGTCAACCGGCAAAGCATCGGGGGCAATATTATGGCTGTATCAGTTGGAAAAATGGCGCGTTTCGACTCGCGACAG aaatcaatcaaactttcatattttttactacttttACGACGGTCTCGAGGCAtcagaaaatttgaaaacgtATTTCTTACCAAGTGGTAGAAAACTTCGATACCTCAGAATAACCGATAAAAGCACCGAAAAAAAACGAGCGTTCAAAGTGAGAAATGATCCGCAAAACAACGCGGTTAAACTCGAGAAACTTAGGGATTGTTTTAAGTTTATGGACATGGAGGAGCATTGCGAGACTATTTGGAAAATTCTCGCAGCCATTCTGATGCTCGGAGAGATTCGATTCGTTGAAGGCAATAACGGAGAGGCTGAGTTGGACAACAGCGAAATTGCTAACAGAG TGGCAGAACTTCTTGGCTTGGACtcgaagaaatttatttggGCTCTCGTTAATTACTGCTTGATCGTGAAGGGATCAGCGATACGTAAAAAGCACACTTGCGAAGAAGCGAAAGAGGCACGAGATGTCTTAGCAAACACTCTTTATCAGCGTTTAGTAGATTGGATAATCAACATCATTAACTATAAACTTTCAATGACTCGTAGCCTTTA TGGCGATAAATATTCCATCAGCATCCTTGATCACTTTGGACTCGAATGTTTCTCAGTAAATCGGCTGGAACAACTATTGGTGAATACGTTAAACGAacaaatgcaatattattataatcaaagAGTATTCGCTTGGGAAATg CAAGAACAAGAAGAGGAGGATATACCCATGCAACGATTACGCTTTTACGATAATAAGGAAGCGGTTGATCAACTAATGAGCAAAGAAGCTGGCCTCTTTCACATTATCGATGACGCTTCACGGCAAATGCAAGACGCTCAGTATATTCTCGAGAGGATTAAAGAACATAAACGTGGCATCCACGTGAAACCGGTGAGTTCGCACGAGTTCACGGTCACACATTACACCGGTAAGCTGATATACGACGCCAGCGAAATTGCCACGAAAAATCGAGACTTCATACCGCCGGAGATGATCGGCACGATGAGATTCTCTTCGCACGATGCAGTCAAGCAGATGTTCACTAACAAGCTAACCAAGTCGGGAAACCTGACGATCGTTCACGAACATTGTCTCGCGGCGAAGAAGACGTCGAAAAAGAAATGGAGTACTCTTATGCAAGAGTCTTCTATGTTACGA AAATATAACACTGCGTCCAGAGGACAGTACTCACAGTCGCGCAAGATGCGAACATGCTCGTCAACGTTCAGAGCGACGAGTCtcgaaattttgaaaaatctcgcGATAGGCGTGGGCGGCACACATTTTGTCAGATGCATACGCTCCGATCTCGAGGATGCTCCTCGCAGCTTTTACCGCGAAATCGTCAAACAACAAATCAGGGCGTTAGCAGTTCTTGATACCGCGAAAGCCAGACGACGCGGGTATCCATACAGAGTACCGTTCCAAGAATTTCTTCGAAG atACAAGTTTCTAGCCTTCGACTTTGACGAAACGGTAGAGATGACGAAAGATAACTGCAGATTACTTTTGATCAGATTAAAAATGGAAGGCTGGATTATCGGCAAGACCAAGGTTTTCTTAAAGTACTACAATGAGGAATATTTATCGCACTTATATGAAActcaagtaaaaaaaatcataaaggTTCAATGCATGATGCGTGCCTTTCTAGCGCGTAAAAATATTGCCTCGAAAATGTGTAATATCAAGAAAGAAATTG TAAAGAAAGCGTCAATCAAGAGAAATAACTCACTTACTGAAGAAAAAGCGGCATTGATGATACAGAAAA CATACAGAGGACATAttgtaagaaaagaaatgggGCCTTTACTCAAGGAAGAAATGAGTCAAGAGACGAAGGATTTCATCAAATTCTATTGCAGCAAATGGAGATCGAAAAGCGTGTTCCAAGTCCTCCTACGGTACCGTGCAGCCCGATATCAAGATTTTGTGCAATTATCGCAACAG GTTCATCTGTACAATCAATCGATAGTGGCAGCCTTGGAAAAAATGAATGAACATGTTGTATCCCTTGAAAAGATCGATCCAAGTGCCAAAATAGATGCCTACGTAAATGAGGTAAAACCACCTCAAGTCTACAAACTTCCTTTCAATATGCAACAAGAGCTCCCGTATTTCGACATGAATTACATGAACGATCCTTCGAACGTAAACATTAAACGTGCAGG GTCTATATCATCTACATTAAGCGACGACGAGCACGAGTCCTGGGATGCACCGTTACGTAGACAAACCGTACCCTGGGCTAACAAAAATGTTCACACCAGAG atatcgaGGTACAAACAACAAACTCGCCACATCGCGTACCTCTTCATCGTTCGTCGATCAGCGGTGAGCAAAGTTTAATCAACACTCTATTCACCAGGGATCCGAATGTTCCGATTCAGTGTCCACCGAAGGAGCCACCCCGCCGTAACATTTCTGGCTTTCAATCTGCGAATAAACGTAACTCCACACACTCTTCCGAATCTTATACTCCTTACTGCGCAAAATTGCAACAAAAT aacaaCATCGACGCCGGATACACTAGGAAGAAAGTATCATCGCCACCAGTACCAGTCAATCGAACGCAACCCTCAGCAATGCGCAATTTCAACAATTATGAATCAAACattcaaaacaaaaatagtACAGAATGGGAGTTTGAGAACAGAAATAATCGCAATATTAACAGTGATATTCG TGTAAATGCTATCAAAGAATTGGAAATGATCGGACGCAGAAACAACAATGATGAAAATGACGATGCACCACCATTCAACTTTCAA GTTGTTATTCTAGGCGATGCTGCGGAAAACGCCTCATCAGCGTGCTTCGATGAAACGTAA